One stretch of Bactrocera tryoni isolate S06 unplaced genomic scaffold, CSIRO_BtryS06_freeze2 scaffold_7, whole genome shotgun sequence DNA includes these proteins:
- the LOC120781704 gene encoding uncharacterized protein LOC120781704 isoform X2 — MSPLLRFNVPCELYKKSNKLMGPWSLIGALIVLSATAGDSTSKIIAPQQSRSISSVSHANDNADYTTATISVVGVAGSRVSGNGVGGGTVVIGNGVIVAGSAGPSSMLNRQNNSKVFSQGLRVC; from the exons ATGTCGCCTTTGTTACGATTCAATGTGCCGTGCGAACTGtataaaaaaagcaacaagTTGATGGGCCCTTGGTCTCTAATCGGAGCGCTCATAGTGCTCTCAGCAACAGCTGGGGATTCCACTAGCAAAATTATAGCGCCGCAACAAAGTAGAAGTATTAGCAGCGTCAGCCATGCCAACGACAACGCAGATTACACCACAGCGACCATAAGTGTTGTAGGCGTAGCTGGTAGTCGTGTAAGCGGAAATGGAGTTGGAGGTGGTACTGTTGTCATTGGCAATGGTGTAATAGTGGCAGGTAGCGCTGGACCTTCGTCTATGTTAAATA gGCAGAATAATAGTAAAGTATTTAGTCAAGGTTTAAGAGTCTGTTAA